The segment GAGCCTCAAGTTCTTCTCGAATGAAGTATAGACCGATGCCGAATGATGACGAAGAAAACACCTCTTGATTTATGGCTATCACGTCGGATTGAAGTATTGAAGTAGACGTTTTGTAGGCTTCAAGCTGACCGTCTACGTACTTGTAAACACCAGGCTCCGCGAGTTCGGATTCAGTCGGCACCGTAATAAACCAGTTGGGTTCTTCCAGATACGTGTGAGTTTGAGACTGCGAAGAGGAATCGAACTCGAGTGTCACGCTTCCGAGGTAGATGTCAGTTGGTGAAACTGGAACGATACTCTCGGGACGTGTGCCTTCCGAAAACCTTGGGATGAGGCTTGTTCCTTCGAGAAGATCTCGAATGAATCCTAGTAAGTGACCAAGCTCGAAGTATTGAACCTCACGCACGTTCTTCTTATAAACCTTTGATATTGCCTCGGTATGCGAAATGAAATGTAACTGAGTTCTGTCGCACGGGTTGTTGCCTGGAACTTTCAGAAGGGTGCCCTGGACAGGATCAAAATAGAATAAAGACCCTGCTAGTTCCGATTCTGGCCCAAAGCTTATGAAAGTCTGGATAGAGTACAGGGATCCCGGAGATGCGTACGAATACTTCGGAAGCAGACGTGAATCGCTAAAAAACGCAGATAATCCGCATAGAATTGCAGCGATTGGATCCTTCTCTATATCCGGTACTAGTTCTTGAAATAACGGATGTGGTGTGGGACCGTGGTTAGCAAAGAGTTGCGCCAACTTATCTATGTCATCAGTCGATACGTCTCCGCATCCAAAAGAGCGGTAAGTCTTCCTTTGAAAGCTATACTCTTCAATCGCATTAGTGAGGCGACCAGCCATTTTTTGCGAGAAGTCCAGGCTGGGTCCGACTAGATCGCGTCGAACTCCCAAATTCGATAGCTGAGCTTGTACTTGGAGATGACTTTCTTTTGACAAATGGTGCGTTTCAGCTTCAGAACCATCCATAAGGGGAGCCGCATTTGGCGACAGTTGCATAAATGCGACCAATGATTGGGAGGAGGTGACGTTCTCGTCTGAAACTACTACGCACTCAGCTCTAGTCACCCATGGATGGGCCTGGTAGTGGTGGGATATTTCGTCAAGTTCAATGCGATTTCCGCGCAGTTTGATCTGATTATCAGTTCGTCCAACAAAGATGAGTTGACCATTAGAGTCGCAACGGATGAGATCTCCTGTTTTATAAGCAGGTGATCCTGCAATTTCGAAGAAGCGCTTATCTGTTTCTGCTTCGTTATTTAAATACCCTAAGCCGACTTGTTCGCCACAAATAATAAGTTCACCCTGTGCATGAGGCCGTGGGCGTATGAACCCTTCTCCCGAACCTGTGTCCAAATAGAATGAAGTGTTCGCTACGGGAGTTCCAATTGGCACCGAACCTATTTCACGTGAGGAGGCGTCTATGCTTGTGTTGATGCAAAAAGCTGAAGCGTTAATTGTACATTCGCTTGGCCCGTATAAGTTTACTATTTCTATAGACGGGTTCTGCTCTCTGATTTCGTGAACTAATTTCCATGAAAGTGTCTCTCCGCCAGAAAAAAGTTTTGACAGTGTGCTCATTTCACGGAAGCCGTTAATATCAACGATTGCTTGAATAAGCGCGGGAACAGCTTGCAGGGAGTTGATCGACCCTTTCTTGACATCCTCAACTATTTTGCAGGGATCTCGGTAGGATCCAATGGATCCTTGAACGGCCATGCTTCCGGCTAGTGGTGCGAGAATTTCCCATTGAGCAGCATCGAATCCAATTGGTGTTTTCTGAAGAATTCTCGTGGTGCAAGAGAGGTGAACCTCAGCTGAAAGCCAGCACAGCTGGTTGTGAATGTTTGAGCGAGAGATAGAAATTCCTTTGGGTCTCCCAGTCGAGCCCGACGTAAAGATAGTGTAGGCGAGGCCCTTCGGATCTGTGAGCAGATCAGTAGCGCTAAATGAACTGAACCCCTCGGAAGCTAGACTTGAAGCAAGATTGAAGAACGCCTCGGAAAGCTGAATTATTTCGCGATCAAGTCGCCACGGTGCGCACTTATCTGGAGAGACGTCTGTAAACACAAGTTCACATTTTGAGTCTTCCAGAATCTGACAAATCCTCTGTTCTGGGTAATTCGAATCTATCGGAATGTATGACTTGCCCTGTGAGAGCGCGTAAATCGCTAGTAGTGAAACATGCAATCCAGGTTGACACACTATGGCAAAATTTGACTTTCCAGTCAGAACGGCCTGGATCTCTTCGATACTGGTTGGACCTAAGTCTTGTTTGTGAATCGGCTGGGTGCGCATCGCAGGTACCTGTTTTCGTGGGAGGAGAAAGTTTGGTTGCACAGAGTGAGTTGTCAGGGGTATGTTTTGCTGAAAAATCGATCGCCGAAATCACCAATACCCGGTAGCATAAAGCCATTAGCGTCTAGCTTTTGTTCGATCGAAGCAACCACGAACGTTGCCTGTGGGTGATTCTCTTCCGCGTACTTGATCCCATCGGGTGAGGCGAGATAGTTGACAGAGATAATTGAGCTTTCCGAAACACCGGCCAACATCAATCGATCCATTGCTAAAGACAGTGATCGACCTGTTGCAACCATTGGTTCAAATAGGAGCACTGTCGATGACTCGATGCAATCTGGGTATTTTTCGTAAAAGAATGTTGGATTTAGGCTTTTAGGGTCGCGCTGCAGTAAAATCTTTCCGATTGGAGCACCGGGCAACACTTCGCGAAAAGCTTGTTCAATGCTTTCTCCAGCTCTGATGACGGATACGCCGCAGATCTCGGTTTTTATCTCGACCCCGTCGAAGCTGGCTCCGGTGGGAGTTTCCACCGTTCGCTCCGCATATTCCGCAAAGTTCAGCGCGTACTCAACTAGCATTCTGTTCACTCGGGAAGTTGCCCAAGTGAAGTCTTTTATATTTGAATCTCGGTTCCGCGCAACAGTTTGTAATGAAGATGCAAATTTACTATTCGGGAGTAGATGAACCGGCATATCGTAATCTACTCCTCGTCGAGTTCTTTAAACTGACGACGACTCTCTTCTGAGAACTTTTCTACGAGATGCCGGTCTTTGCGACCGTCCTTTCCTTCAAGGCCCGTGTGGGCATCAACTCCCGCTGGCCTTACGAAAGCAATAGCTTCTGCAACGTTAGTTGGATTGAGCCCGCCGGCAATGATCACCGGCTTTCTTGTAGACTCCACGATCTTCTTACTAACGGTGAGATCGTGCTGGAGCCCTGTTGCTCCTTTGGCTCCTGTGTCCGGGTTGTAGGTATCTGTTAGGAACATGTCGACAACGTCCTCCATTTCTCGGACGGTGGACAACAGTTGACTATGATTATCCTGTTTGACGACCAAGCTTTTAAGGATTTGGATGCTCGGATTCATATCTCGGAGGGCCTGAACTTCTTCGACGCTTATGTCGCCGTGGAGTTGGACTGCGTCGAAGTTTAGTTCTTTAACCAGGCTAGTGAGCTCTTCTGCGCTGGAAGAGTAGGTGATCAGTACAAACTTCGCTTGAGACCCAAGCTGTTCGATTAAATGTTTGGTGTCTTCTTCGGAAATATCATCCTTGCCAGATGGAAGACGAAGTGGGATACCAAGCCAGTTGGCGCCACTCTCGATCGCCAGCTTCGCTTCTTCGATGTCATGAATTCCTGCAACTTGGATTACTGGGTCCATTGATCATTTCCTTAAATGTGTACTGACTGGATAATCAAGAAGCTTAACAGAAAAGACATACATGCGTTTTCTACTTGGGTAAACTCTTGGTAAAATTCGACCCTCCCAATTAATATAGGTATGATAAATAATATAAAAGGGGAAAACCTAATAGCTAGAATGCTAAGAGACCAGAGACCGAGCGCGCTGATTGAGCAATGGATCGAGACAAGGCCCGATACCGATATTCGGGGAATGTTGGTGACGAGTCGAATTATTCACTTGCGACAAGCCTTAGAAGATGTGTTGAGCGATTGCCACGAATCTGTAGGTCTGCGGGGATGGGAGTTCGATGTTCTAGCAACTCTCCGCCGCCAGCGGCCCGGGGTTCGGCTCACCCATAAGGAACTCTCGGACCTTGCTATGGTTTCGAAATCGGCCATCTCGCAGCGGATCGATAGACTTGTAGATCGTGGTCTGGTGAGAAGGGTGGAAAATCCTGATCAGCGTCGGGAAGTATTCGTAGAACTTACTGAACAAGGTTATTTGCTCGTCGAAAGGGTAATTGATGAGCATGCTTCTTTATGCTCAGAATTTATCTCACCGTTAAATGACGATGAGTATGAACAGCTTAATGGTCTGCTCGATAAGCTGCTGATTAGAAGTGAGCAAGCCCCGGGGTACCCATCCAATCTTTGAGTTGAGATCGCTAGAATCTTATAACTATCCACTCCTAGGGTCAGTACCTACTGGTTCGCGCGATCTGGGTGAATGATTTTAATCGATAGGATCGTGCCTCTTGGCCCAGTACTTCTCCGTCGCTCGAATCTGCACTTCGACCTGTTCGTAGTCCGAGTGCTGCCGACTGCTGGAAATCTCCGGACTGATGAACAGTCGTCACGCCCCGCTCCACCGCCCGTCGCTCGCCAAACGGCAGGGGTTGCGGTGAGGGGCATTCTTTGATCGTCACCTGGATCGGAGGACTTCACCCTTTGCTCGCAGAGGGGGCACCATAGTTTCGGAGGCAAGTGGGCTTAGGACGCGCGCTAGCCCAGAGGAGCGAAGCCCCTTGCGGGAGTAGGCACGTCCTCGCTCCAGGACCGTATTTATGCCTACAACGTCATTGCGTCTTCGAATTTGATCTATCCGCACCGTGGTTCGGCTGCTAGGCTGTGGGGTGTGACGAGTTAGTGTTCGTACACAACAGCCCCCGAAGGCTGCTATCCTTCGAGGACTGTTCTCGGGCCTTACGGCCCGAAGTGATCAACGATGGTGTGAACCAACTTGACCACTTCGGTCGAGAGCTTTACAATTCCCGCCACCAGACAATGCTGAGCTGCGCAAAGCTACCCGAAACCGGGGCCAGTTCCCGAACGATACAGCAGCACTGAAGACGCTTTGGCTGATGATTTGCAACATCGAAGACAAACGCGCTGCCAAACGCGCGAAGCAAGCCAAGCGCGCCGTTGAGTGCAACGGGTATACTGAAGGAGCGAAGGCCAATGGCTGGAAACAAGCCATCGACCAACTAGCCGTGGCATACCCAGACCGATTCGCGGACTACCTGTAAACCACCCCCGCACACAAACTATCGGACGCTCTCGCACTAGGCGCAACAGTGCCGCCAAGCATCTACAGGTAATACAGGCAGAGTTGCCTGCCACTTCCCCACTGGCCCGCGACGCCGGCACACTCGCTAAGTTCGTGCGCGGCACAGAGAAATCTGTCCCAACAGTGCCCTGCAGATAGCCCGGACGAACTTCTAGGTCTGGCCACCAGTCTCAAAGAGAAGCTGGAAGACGCTCAATAAAAGGAAACTCCCCAGTGCTTCTCGTCGCTGGAAGCACTGGGGAGAAGCCACCTGCGGGGGTGCGGGGGATTGTGGCTTTTTGTTTTCCTTCCGTCCGACTATGCGCCGGGGGAAGCGCGCTGCGGACACCCAAAACCATACCGCGTTTACACGCGCCCGCAACCGGAGTGTCTCTCGGCAAGTTAATAGCTTTAAAATTCGGGATGAGTATATATGCATATGTGTATATCGGCATATGAGCATAAAGTGATTTTTAATTCAGCCCCTACTCAACGGGTTCCATACGTATAGCATCATATACACACATACGCATGTCACTACCCAGGTAGATCCTCCCTGAATCTATTCTTATTGTATGACTCGAGTAATTTCCGTAATTCAGTCAAAGGGTGGGACAGGAAAGACCACACTTTCAGTAATGCTCGCAGAAGCAATTCGGGAGATGGGCTATACGGTCGCAGTCGCAGATGGCGACCCCCAGCAATCTGCCACCCGATGGGCAAGCAAAGTGAAGGATTTTCCATTTCCTATCGAATCTGTCCGCAGCTCAAGTGACTTCTCTGGAGTTGTCAGGAGGGGGAACAATCCGAACTTTCTTATAGTCGACACCCCTCCAGGCGGTTTAGCTTTCATAACCGAAAGCGCCGAGGCTGCCGATTTAGTCCTTCTTCCCACTGGTGTGTCCCCGATGGATATTGACCGAACGCAGGTAACGCTTTCTTGGCTAATAGAAATGGGGATACCAACAGCAGTTGTTCTGTCGAATGTCGACAGAAGGGAAAAACTTCTAGATGAAGTCCATGCCGAGCTGGAGGGTGACGAGACTGCAGCGCTTGCTGACACAGTCATCCCAACGAGGGCGGCTACACGTCGTGTTTTCGGAACAAAGCCCAGCAGTACGAAGGTGTGGGATTCTTTGGCTCGAGAAGTAGTCGCAGCATTTGAGGATTAAGGGGTAAACGATGGCAATTCCAAAGGCTAAGAATAAGGCGCGGGAAGAATCGCTTGGAAATAGGTCGGAGAGCTCGCCCTCAACAAAGATGTTCGCTCAAGCTAATGATAAAGCGACACGTCTTCAGTTGTACGTCCGTGATCGACAATTGATCAAAGAGCTCAAACTCGCTGCAGTGGAAGAAGAGAAGAGTATCTCCCAACTTTTTGAAGAGTGGGCAACACGATGGCTCGAGGAAAGAAGCTGATTACTGGTGTATATACCTATATACGCACATGTGTATATAGGTATATACACATGTGCGTATTAGCGCTTTGAACTCGCTGTTTTCTAAAGCTCTGGACTTTGTTCTTCTTCAAGATCGTCGGTGGGAGTTTGTTCCTCGTTGTCGTGGTTGTTGCTGTGGGTAGTGGTGATGTGCGGTGCGTCGTCTAGGCCGAGGCTTGCGATAAAGTCCATGCTTGCTCGCGCGCCCTCGTTCAGTCTGCTGGTGTCTTCGTCTTGGGTGTTGTCGGCGTTTTCATTTTCTGTTGTGGTCTCGGGTGCTGGTTGCTCTTCTTCTACGGTGTTTTGGGCGGCGGCGTCTTGCTCATCGTGGTGAGTCTCGTCATTGTCTGGTTCGTAGGCAGCAGCAATGGTTTCTGCGACCATGTCGCGGATTGCCTCTTGTGCTGGCTCGTCTACGCCTAGGCGGCGTAGTTCGTAGGTGCGTTGTGCGGCAAGTAAGTTGACTTCATCAGCGATGTAGCCTGCATGATCGGCAACATCGTTGGGGATTTCCTCTGCACGCAAGCGCGTGGCGATGTCTGCGCGATCAGCGAAGTCCATTTTCTCGCGGCGAATCGAATCGAGTCGTTGTTGAAGCTTGTGGACGTGCTCGCTGTCGTGTTGTACGGCAGCGTTTAGGCGCTTGTCCCATTCTTCTGTGTCGTCGGCGCGGTAGCAGATTTCCTCCCACAGACCTGCCTCCGGCAAGTTAGCACCAGTATCCTCAATGGCCTGCTGAGCAAGCTTGCGGCGCTGTTGTGCTTGTTCAAGACGCTTGTGTGCATGGTTTATGCGCTGTTGGTACGTGCCGTATCCATCGACGTCGTGGTCGTAGGCCCGCTCGGCTACCGGGCGGGTGTAGTCCTCTGCCAGTAGGCGTTGGTGCTCAATGTCTGCGCGGGCTGTTTCTTCTTCGCGAAGGGCTGCACTGTGGTCTGCCATGGCCTGCTCGTAGGCGCGAATGCGCCCAGCATCAAGGACTACCTGCTGGTAGTCAGCCTGTACCTCATTTGCGGCTGCGTCTTTGTCCTCGTGGAGGCGAGTAGTAATACTTGCTTCCTGCCAAGTCAGCGATTCCACCTTGGAACTAGCAAAGCGTGCGTGCTCTACCAACACAGACTGGTTAAGCCGGTTGAGGTTATGTTCTTTACCGGTAAGGCGGGTGGTCTCCGCGCGGTCGTAAGGGTTGTGGGTGCGCAGCCACGTGTCGAGTTCTATATCTGTCTGA is part of the Corynebacterium aurimucosum ATCC 700975 genome and harbors:
- a CDS encoding AMP-binding protein, yielding MRTQPIHKQDLGPTSIEEIQAVLTGKSNFAIVCQPGLHVSLLAIYALSQGKSYIPIDSNYPEQRICQILEDSKCELVFTDVSPDKCAPWRLDREIIQLSEAFFNLASSLASEGFSSFSATDLLTDPKGLAYTIFTSGSTGRPKGISISRSNIHNQLCWLSAEVHLSCTTRILQKTPIGFDAAQWEILAPLAGSMAVQGSIGSYRDPCKIVEDVKKGSINSLQAVPALIQAIVDINGFREMSTLSKLFSGGETLSWKLVHEIREQNPSIEIVNLYGPSECTINASAFCINTSIDASSREIGSVPIGTPVANTSFYLDTGSGEGFIRPRPHAQGELIICGEQVGLGYLNNEAETDKRFFEIAGSPAYKTGDLIRCDSNGQLIFVGRTDNQIKLRGNRIELDEISHHYQAHPWVTRAECVVVSDENVTSSQSLVAFMQLSPNAAPLMDGSEAETHHLSKESHLQVQAQLSNLGVRRDLVGPSLDFSQKMAGRLTNAIEEYSFQRKTYRSFGCGDVSTDDIDKLAQLFANHGPTPHPLFQELVPDIEKDPIAAILCGLSAFFSDSRLLPKYSYASPGSLYSIQTFISFGPESELAGSLFYFDPVQGTLLKVPGNNPCDRTQLHFISHTEAISKVYKKNVREVQYFELGHLLGFIRDLLEGTSLIPRFSEGTRPESIVPVSPTDIYLGSVTLEFDSSSQSQTHTYLEEPNWFITVPTESELAEPGVYKYVDGQLEAYKTSTSILQSDVIAINQEVFSSSSFGIGLYFIREELEAQRHYVSLGAALHRLQARCPSLGFMSSGYSSFSGNPLPSALKAAQILNVDESLNELAFYYALAGPISAEQRSHRGMNEDQVHMEGPTEIITRQIKEKVPSYMMPDRVVVMNQLPRTANGKIDRKALVSIASDKFKTKVRNGRLPETENEIAVAKAWSQILKCTDIRANDNFFDLGGNSIRVMMLISQLRENLGIKASPQLLFANPTLEKFADSISGSRETSRAIDLIQPATNITNQTCTVMWPGLGGLPLNLRKLAGSVNLNGRVLGIQAQGLNEGEEILKDLDEVARKDIQLLPKNAELNLIGYSFGARVAIKAATQLAQMGRQVRSLTLLCPGNPTLAPDNSIEQTGSRDSSVDNPEFLGMLLSVFNSPLRADDFRSARRSCQTIEDAIKFIHAKNKDISYGQVSRIVRLVATQYQFEYTFDEIEHYQPVCPTLVVKAKGDKYSSIDALLSANGEFMKSIEVEVDHYEILKPPFVTTLGNTIRDFQHYSSTVNK
- the upp gene encoding uracil phosphoribosyltransferase yields the protein MPVHLLPNSKFASSLQTVARNRDSNIKDFTWATSRVNRMLVEYALNFAEYAERTVETPTGASFDGVEIKTEICGVSVIRAGESIEQAFREVLPGAPIGKILLQRDPKSLNPTFFYEKYPDCIESSTVLLFEPMVATGRSLSLAMDRLMLAGVSESSIISVNYLASPDGIKYAEENHPQATFVVASIEQKLDANGFMLPGIGDFGDRFFSKTYP
- a CDS encoding phosphoribosylanthranilate isomerase, translated to MDPVIQVAGIHDIEEAKLAIESGANWLGIPLRLPSGKDDISEEDTKHLIEQLGSQAKFVLITYSSSAEELTSLVKELNFDAVQLHGDISVEEVQALRDMNPSIQILKSLVVKQDNHSQLLSTVREMEDVVDMFLTDTYNPDTGAKGATGLQHDLTVSKKIVESTRKPVIIAGGLNPTNVAEAIAFVRPAGVDAHTGLEGKDGRKDRHLVEKFSEESRRQFKELDEE
- a CDS encoding MarR family winged helix-turn-helix transcriptional regulator; this encodes MLRDQRPSALIEQWIETRPDTDIRGMLVTSRIIHLRQALEDVLSDCHESVGLRGWEFDVLATLRRQRPGVRLTHKELSDLAMVSKSAISQRIDRLVDRGLVRRVENPDQRREVFVELTEQGYLLVERVIDEHASLCSEFISPLNDDEYEQLNGLLDKLLIRSEQAPGYPSNL
- a CDS encoding ParA family protein, which produces MTRVISVIQSKGGTGKTTLSVMLAEAIREMGYTVAVADGDPQQSATRWASKVKDFPFPIESVRSSSDFSGVVRRGNNPNFLIVDTPPGGLAFITESAEAADLVLLPTGVSPMDIDRTQVTLSWLIEMGIPTAVVLSNVDRREKLLDEVHAELEGDETAALADTVIPTRAATRRVFGTKPSSTKVWDSLAREVVAAFED